A window of Gemmatimonadota bacterium contains these coding sequences:
- a CDS encoding BamA/TamA family outer membrane protein, with amino-acid sequence MRNLFLLIALAVGLAPGAGRAHAQQRARAAGTMWGAVGIYNNAGTTRISGPLDVAAEREISGDVAVLNGPVVISGRITGSLVAINADVRLKAGARIGEDVMIVGGVLTREDSVQVGGEVRTQAELMRYTIEGDRLVPEEDRMSEWRPRLDRPGRERGESYTDLFFVAARTYNRVEGLPIMVGPRFRRPTSWGRVQVEAFGVVRTADPIRWDRGTLGHDARADLRLGVRSGLVLSARAFDVVDAVESWQLSDTEAGLAAFALHRDMRDHYGRHGWESGIGARIGEEASLNFVAGSERWRSVAARDPFSLREDLRPWRLNSLMDEGKVDLASVRMRIDTRERVRSPLWGGWYLNADVERGSGTITRNQGPVPVGPVLAEQVTYTRGFIDARRYNRVSPGTELNLRLVAGGWMGGDRLPLQRRVSVGGPGSIEGYDFRRNWYDADDVFSCGGIAAWDGRPTLCDRIALAQVELRQSLDWGWYRGDNWWRFSDLTPAWVLFADAGRGWTTPDTPGPVSHGNGLPPLSTFRTSIGAGIDLGEIGFYFSKSVSTPDETLNFTVRLGRRF; translated from the coding sequence ATGCGGAACCTGTTCCTCCTGATCGCCCTCGCCGTCGGCCTCGCCCCCGGTGCGGGCCGCGCCCACGCGCAGCAGCGCGCCCGCGCCGCCGGCACCATGTGGGGCGCGGTCGGCATCTACAACAACGCGGGGACCACGCGCATCTCCGGCCCGCTCGACGTGGCCGCCGAGCGCGAGATCTCCGGCGACGTGGCGGTGCTCAACGGCCCGGTCGTCATCTCCGGTCGGATCACCGGCTCGCTCGTCGCGATCAACGCCGACGTGCGGCTCAAGGCGGGGGCGCGGATCGGCGAGGACGTGATGATCGTGGGCGGCGTGCTCACGCGCGAGGACAGCGTGCAGGTCGGCGGCGAGGTGCGGACGCAGGCCGAGCTGATGCGGTACACCATCGAGGGCGACCGGCTCGTGCCCGAGGAGGACCGCATGAGCGAATGGCGGCCGCGCCTCGACCGCCCCGGACGCGAGCGCGGCGAGTCGTACACCGACCTCTTCTTCGTCGCGGCGCGCACGTACAACCGGGTGGAAGGGCTGCCGATCATGGTCGGCCCGCGCTTCCGCCGCCCGACGAGCTGGGGCCGCGTGCAGGTGGAGGCGTTCGGCGTGGTGCGCACCGCCGATCCCATCCGCTGGGACCGCGGCACGCTCGGTCACGACGCGCGCGCCGACCTGCGGCTCGGCGTGCGCAGCGGCCTCGTGCTGAGCGCGCGCGCGTTCGACGTGGTCGATGCCGTGGAGAGCTGGCAGCTGAGCGACACGGAGGCGGGGCTCGCCGCCTTCGCGCTCCACCGCGACATGCGCGATCACTACGGCCGCCATGGCTGGGAGAGCGGGATCGGCGCGCGGATCGGCGAGGAGGCCTCGCTGAACTTCGTCGCCGGGAGCGAGCGGTGGCGGAGCGTCGCGGCGCGCGATCCGTTCTCGCTGCGCGAGGACCTCCGGCCGTGGCGCCTCAACTCGCTCATGGACGAGGGGAAGGTGGACCTCGCCTCCGTCCGGATGCGCATCGACACCCGCGAGCGCGTGCGGTCGCCGCTCTGGGGCGGCTGGTACCTCAACGCCGACGTCGAGCGCGGCAGCGGGACGATCACGCGGAACCAGGGACCGGTGCCGGTGGGACCGGTGCTGGCCGAGCAGGTCACCTACACGCGCGGCTTCATCGATGCGCGCCGCTACAACCGCGTCTCGCCGGGGACGGAGCTCAACCTCCGCCTCGTCGCCGGCGGCTGGATGGGCGGCGACCGCCTGCCGCTCCAGCGCCGCGTCTCGGTGGGCGGGCCGGGCTCCATCGAAGGGTACGACTTCCGCCGCAACTGGTACGATGCCGACGACGTCTTCTCCTGCGGCGGCATCGCCGCATGGGACGGCCGGCCGACGCTCTGCGACCGCATCGCGCTCGCGCAGGTTGAGCTGCGACAGTCGCTCGACTGGGGCTGGTACCGCGGCGACAACTGGTGGCGCTTCAGCGATCTCACGCCGGCGTGGGTGCTCTTCGCCGACGCGGGGCGCGGGTGGACGACGCCGGACACGCCGGGCCCGGTGAGCCACGGCAACGGGCTCCCGCCGCTCTCGACCTTCCGCACCAGCATCGGCGCGGGGATCGATCTGGGGGAGATCGGGTTCTACTTCTCGAAGTCGGTCTCGACCCCGGACGAGACGCTCAACTTCACCGTTCGCCTGGGCCGACGCTTCTGA
- a CDS encoding MCP four helix bundle domain-containing protein codes for MLARFRIGTKLTSGFIAVALLVVTVGAFGLYSMRRIDAVAMEIAEVNLPSVRGIMLTHLGMSDMRRLELAILNSKEAQDEIAYRANLADLDEVTRTELDKGIAEFEALARSPEEEKQWQDLKGGLESFRSHVDSVRRLLDAGEVAAAAPVVARGKRLFAAVAADADSIVAASMRVTAEDLANAKATASRGSTIVWIAMGLAVVLALGLGFALTKDITGPLQLAIGRADALRSNCMTELRKGLQAMATGDLGVTVTPSTAPLQLDRGDEIGQLATTVDAMIANTQAIVADFTSTQGVLRDVIAEGSALNAKAVAGDLQSRGDSTKFHGAFAELVKGTNDILDSVITPIDEASVVLEQLAARDLTARVDGEYKGDHAKIKESINLAAQNLQEALTGVARSAEQVTVASAAISDGSQSLAQGAGEQAASVEEISSSLNEVEAMSKQASMAAGQARTMAEGAQQATTRGEAGLQELVVAMAKIEESSRATAAIVKKIDEIAFQTNLLALNAAVEAARAGDAGRGFAVVADEVRALAIRAADAAKSTTVLIEQASEHAAAGVGATGRVTEALGAISQRTGEVTEIMREIVAAADQQRVGLEQVTVAITQISSGTQSAAANAEESAAAAEELASQAASMQEAVGAFSLGSGPVRSAPSSARYDRRPPSLNAKPRRAPAPPVAHAGHANHASHASAPSSRQSENVALLEEF; via the coding sequence ATGCTCGCCCGATTCCGTATCGGTACCAAGCTCACCAGCGGATTCATCGCTGTTGCCCTCCTCGTGGTCACCGTCGGCGCGTTCGGACTCTACTCCATGCGGCGGATCGACGCCGTCGCGATGGAGATCGCCGAGGTCAACCTGCCGAGCGTCCGCGGCATCATGCTCACGCACCTGGGCATGTCGGACATGCGCCGTCTCGAGCTCGCGATCCTCAACTCCAAGGAAGCCCAGGACGAGATCGCCTACCGCGCCAACCTCGCCGACCTCGACGAGGTCACCCGCACCGAACTCGACAAGGGCATCGCCGAGTTCGAGGCGCTCGCGCGCAGCCCGGAGGAGGAGAAGCAGTGGCAGGACCTCAAGGGCGGCCTGGAGTCGTTCCGCTCGCATGTGGATTCGGTGCGCCGGTTGCTCGACGCCGGCGAGGTGGCGGCGGCAGCCCCCGTCGTCGCGCGCGGCAAGCGGCTCTTCGCTGCCGTCGCCGCCGACGCCGACTCGATCGTCGCCGCCAGCATGCGGGTCACCGCCGAGGACCTCGCGAACGCGAAGGCCACCGCCTCGCGCGGCAGCACCATCGTCTGGATCGCGATGGGCCTCGCCGTCGTGCTCGCCCTCGGGCTCGGCTTCGCCCTCACGAAGGACATCACCGGCCCGCTGCAGCTCGCGATCGGCCGCGCGGACGCCCTGCGGTCGAACTGCATGACGGAGCTGCGAAAGGGTCTCCAGGCCATGGCCACCGGCGACCTCGGTGTCACCGTGACGCCGTCGACCGCCCCCCTCCAGCTCGATCGCGGGGATGAGATCGGGCAGTTGGCGACGACCGTGGACGCGATGATCGCGAACACCCAGGCGATCGTCGCGGACTTCACCTCCACGCAGGGCGTGCTTCGGGACGTCATCGCGGAGGGTTCGGCGCTCAACGCCAAGGCCGTCGCCGGCGACCTCCAGTCCCGCGGCGACAGCACCAAGTTCCACGGCGCCTTCGCCGAGCTCGTGAAGGGCACCAACGACATCCTCGACTCGGTCATCACGCCCATCGACGAGGCCTCGGTCGTGCTCGAGCAGCTCGCGGCCCGCGACCTCACGGCGCGCGTGGATGGCGAGTACAAGGGCGACCACGCGAAGATCAAGGAATCGATCAACCTCGCCGCGCAGAACCTGCAGGAGGCGCTCACCGGCGTCGCCCGCTCGGCCGAGCAGGTCACCGTCGCCTCGGCGGCGATCTCCGACGGCAGCCAGTCGCTCGCGCAGGGCGCCGGCGAGCAGGCCGCGAGCGTCGAGGAGATCTCGAGCTCGCTCAACGAGGTCGAGGCGATGTCGAAGCAGGCGTCGATGGCCGCCGGACAGGCCCGCACCATGGCCGAGGGCGCGCAGCAGGCCACCACGCGCGGCGAGGCGGGGCTCCAGGAGCTCGTCGTCGCGATGGCCAAGATCGAGGAGTCGTCGCGCGCCACCGCCGCGATCGTGAAGAAGATCGACGAGATCGCGTTCCAGACCAACCTCCTCGCGCTCAACGCCGCCGTCGAAGCGGCGCGCGCGGGCGATGCGGGACGCGGCTTCGCCGTCGTCGCCGACGAGGTGCGCGCCCTCGCCATCCGCGCCGCCGACGCGGCCAAGTCCACCACCGTGCTCATCGAGCAGGCGTCGGAGCATGCCGCTGCCGGTGTGGGCGCGACCGGACGCGTCACCGAGGCGCTCGGCGCCATCTCGCAGCGCACCGGCGAGGTCACCGAGATCATGCGCGAGATCGTCGCCGCCGCGGACCAGCAGCGCGTCGGCCTCGAGCAGGTCACCGTCGCCATCACGCAGATCAGCTCGGGCACGCAGTCGGCAGCGGCCAACGCCGAGGAATCGGCGGCCGCGGCCGAGGAACTCGCGAGCCAGGCCGCATCGATGCAGGAAGCGGTCGGCGCCTTCTCACTCGGCTCCGGCCCCGTCCGCTCGGCGCCGAGCAGCGCGCGCTACGATCGGCGTCCGCCCAGTCTCAACGCCAAGCCGCGTCGCGCCCCGGCCCCGCCGGTCGCGCATGCGGGCCACGCCAACCATGCGAGCCACGCGTCGGCTCCGTCGTCGCGCCAGAGCGAGAACGTCGCGCTGCTCGAGGAGTTCTAG
- a CDS encoding HNH endonuclease encodes MTVGCLALNSSFEPLTMVPLKRALRLVIDGKAEIVEADRERTVHSEHIAMPRPAVIRLRKFVHVPRRFRRQVTNTFLFARDAYRCQYCTRFSWELRPRESLTRDHVVPISRGGLNVWTNVVTACSSCNTRKADRLVHECGLQLLHAPVEPHFVHLSWAVRRLTPTQSHYIKLFYGSEVVHKLEAMERRNGGTLPPEARILTG; translated from the coding sequence GTGACCGTCGGCTGTCTCGCCCTGAACTCGTCGTTCGAACCCCTCACGATGGTCCCGCTCAAGCGGGCCCTTCGCCTGGTGATCGATGGCAAGGCCGAGATCGTGGAAGCGGACCGGGAGCGCACGGTCCACTCCGAGCATATCGCCATGCCGCGGCCGGCGGTCATCCGCCTGCGCAAGTTCGTGCACGTCCCGCGCCGATTCCGCCGCCAGGTCACCAACACCTTCCTGTTCGCGCGCGACGCCTACCGGTGCCAGTACTGCACGCGCTTCAGCTGGGAGCTGCGGCCGCGCGAGTCCCTCACGCGCGACCATGTCGTCCCCATCTCGCGCGGCGGCCTGAACGTCTGGACGAACGTCGTCACCGCCTGCTCCAGCTGCAACACGCGGAAGGCCGACCGGCTCGTGCACGAGTGCGGGCTGCAGCTCCTGCACGCCCCGGTGGAGCCGCACTTCGTCCACCTCTCGTGGGCGGTGCGTCGGCTCACGCCCACGCAGTCGCACTACATCAAGCTCTTCTACGGGAGCGAGGTGGTGCACAAGCTCGAGGCGATGGAGCGGCGGAACGGGGGCACTTTGCCCCCCGAGGCGCGGATCCTCACGGGCTGA
- a CDS encoding branched-chain amino acid transaminase: MTARGTGATDRIWRDGALVEWDDATLHVMSHVVHYGSSIFEGIRCYRTPEGGAVFRLREHMRRFVDSARIYRMPMAYTVDQLCAAVVETITANGLDECYIRPLAVRAGQEMGVNPINAPVETFVILWKMGRYLGADALEQGVDVTVSSWRRAAPGTLPMMAKAGGHYLASQLTKLEAKADDYVEGIMLDYAGHVAEGSGENLFVVRDGVLHTAPLAASILQGITRDTVVAIAQDLGYEVRETLMPREMLYIADEVFFSGTAAELTPIRSIDRIPVGEGRRGPITAAIQERYLATVTGRAPDSRGWLTPVPAAAHRS; this comes from the coding sequence ATGACCGCACGCGGCACCGGCGCGACGGATCGGATCTGGCGGGATGGCGCGCTCGTCGAGTGGGACGACGCCACCCTGCACGTGATGAGCCACGTCGTGCACTACGGCTCGAGCATCTTCGAAGGGATCCGGTGCTACCGGACCCCCGAAGGTGGTGCGGTCTTCCGCCTCCGCGAGCACATGCGGCGCTTCGTCGACTCGGCGCGCATCTATCGCATGCCGATGGCGTACACAGTCGACCAGCTCTGCGCGGCCGTCGTCGAGACGATCACCGCGAACGGGCTCGACGAGTGCTACATCCGACCGCTCGCCGTCCGCGCGGGGCAGGAGATGGGCGTGAATCCCATCAATGCCCCGGTGGAGACGTTCGTCATCCTCTGGAAGATGGGGCGCTACCTCGGCGCCGACGCGCTCGAGCAGGGCGTCGATGTCACCGTCTCCAGCTGGCGCCGCGCCGCGCCGGGCACGCTCCCGATGATGGCGAAGGCGGGCGGCCACTATCTCGCGTCGCAGCTCACCAAGCTCGAGGCGAAGGCCGACGACTACGTCGAGGGGATCATGCTCGACTACGCCGGCCATGTGGCGGAGGGGAGCGGCGAGAACCTCTTCGTCGTGCGCGACGGGGTGCTGCACACCGCGCCGCTCGCCGCGAGCATCCTCCAGGGGATCACGCGCGACACCGTCGTGGCGATCGCGCAGGACCTGGGGTACGAGGTGCGGGAGACGCTGATGCCGCGCGAGATGCTGTACATCGCGGACGAGGTCTTCTTCAGCGGGACGGCCGCGGAGCTCACGCCCATCCGCAGCATCGACCGCATACCCGTGGGGGAGGGGAGGCGAGGCCCCATCACCGCGGCCATCCAAGAGCGGTACCTCGCCACCGTGACCGGACGAGCCCCCGACAGCAGAGGGTGGCTCACCCCCGTCCCCGCCGCGGCGCACCGGAGTTGA
- a CDS encoding amidohydrolase family protein codes for MTTPVRWHARWVLPVATPPIADGTVITEGDRITWVGRRADAPAAAPGARDEELGDCILTPGLVNAHTHLDLTMMRGGLEDLGFYDWVRTLSSAKRDLLTAPEFADAALLGVAEGLSRGITTFGDTADNRAAFDAMRALGVRGIAFREVFGPDPRQCGDAMRYLEEAVRAMRADATPLVQVGVSPHAPYSVSDDLFRAVAAFAARKALPVAVHVAESEDEQALVVRGEGAFAPFLRGRGIAVAPRASGPVALLDAAGLLRERTLLIHCVRASHTDVHRIADAGCGVAHCPASNAKLGHGTAPLAEFVAAGARVGLGSDSMASNDAMDLLGEARLAALAQRARTGRADLLPARDAFRLATLGGAEALRLDREIGALEAGKQADLVAFRIDALGAPAEDPCAALVFASAGVHAHRVVVAGVERARDGVVHGFDPAVVDRVRASAARMAEWRRARIVG; via the coding sequence GTGACCACGCCGGTCCGCTGGCATGCGCGCTGGGTCCTCCCGGTCGCGACGCCGCCGATCGCCGACGGGACGGTCATCACCGAGGGCGACCGCATCACCTGGGTCGGGCGGCGCGCCGATGCGCCCGCGGCGGCACCCGGCGCGCGCGACGAGGAGCTGGGCGACTGCATCCTCACGCCCGGCCTCGTGAACGCGCACACGCATCTCGACCTCACCATGATGCGCGGCGGACTCGAGGACCTCGGCTTCTACGACTGGGTCCGTACGCTCTCCAGCGCCAAGCGCGACCTGCTCACCGCACCCGAGTTCGCCGACGCCGCGCTCCTCGGCGTCGCCGAAGGACTGTCGCGCGGCATCACGACCTTCGGCGACACGGCGGACAACCGGGCGGCCTTCGACGCGATGCGCGCGCTCGGCGTGCGCGGCATCGCCTTCCGCGAGGTCTTCGGCCCCGACCCGCGGCAGTGCGGCGATGCGATGCGCTACCTCGAGGAGGCGGTGCGCGCGATGCGCGCCGACGCGACGCCGCTCGTGCAGGTGGGGGTCTCGCCGCACGCGCCCTACTCGGTCTCGGACGACCTCTTCCGCGCCGTCGCCGCCTTCGCCGCGCGCAAGGCGCTCCCGGTGGCGGTGCACGTGGCCGAGAGCGAGGACGAGCAGGCGCTCGTCGTGCGCGGGGAAGGGGCGTTCGCACCCTTCCTGCGCGGGCGGGGGATCGCCGTCGCGCCGCGCGCGAGCGGTCCGGTCGCGCTGCTCGACGCGGCCGGGCTGCTGCGCGAGCGGACGCTGCTCATCCACTGCGTCCGCGCGAGCCATACGGACGTGCACCGGATCGCCGACGCCGGATGCGGGGTCGCGCACTGCCCGGCCTCGAACGCCAAGCTCGGGCACGGCACGGCGCCGCTCGCGGAGTTCGTCGCCGCGGGAGCGCGGGTGGGACTCGGCTCCGATTCCATGGCGTCGAACGACGCGATGGATCTGCTCGGCGAGGCCCGGCTCGCGGCGCTCGCGCAGCGCGCGCGCACCGGACGCGCCGACCTGCTCCCGGCGCGCGACGCGTTCCGGCTCGCGACGCTCGGCGGCGCGGAAGCTCTGCGGCTGGACCGTGAGATCGGCGCGCTCGAGGCAGGGAAGCAGGCCGACCTCGTCGCCTTCCGCATCGACGCGCTCGGCGCGCCCGCGGAGGATCCGTGCGCGGCACTGGTCTTCGCGTCGGCCGGCGTGCATGCGCATCGCGTGGTGGTCGCCGGCGTGGAGCGCGCGCGCGATGGCGTGGTGCACGGCTTCGACCCCGCGGTGGTCGATCGCGTGCGCGCATCGGCAGCACGGATGGCCGAGTGGCGCCGCGCGCGCATCGTCGGTTAG